DNA sequence from the Coturnix japonica isolate 7356 chromosome 3, Coturnix japonica 2.1, whole genome shotgun sequence genome:
NNNNNNNNNNNNNNNNNNNNNNNNNNNNNNNNNNNNNNNNNNNNNNNNNNNNNNNNNNNNNNNNNNNNNNNNNNNNNNNNNNNNNNNNNNNNNNNNNNNNNNNNNNNNNNNNNNNNNNNNNNNNNNNNNNNNNNNNNNNNNNNNNNNNNNNNNNNNNNNNNNNNNNNNNNNNNNNNNNNNNNNNNNNNNNNNNNNNNNNNNNNNNNNNNNNNNNNNNNNNNNNNNNNNNNNNNNNNNNNNNNNNNNNNNNNNNNNNNNNNNNNNNNNNNNNNNNNNNNNNNNNNNNNNNNNNNNNNNNNNNNNNNNNNNNNNNNNNNNNNNNNNNNNNNNNNNNNNNNNNNNNNNNNNNNNNNNNNNNNNNNNNNNNNNNNNNNNNNNNNNNNNNNNNNNNNNNNNNNNNNNNNNNNNNNNNNNNNNNNNNNNNNNNNNNNNNNNNNNNNNNNNNNNNNNNNNNNNNNNNNNNNNNNNNNNNNNNNNNNNNNNNNNNNNNNNNNNNNNNNNNNNNNNNNNNNNNNNNNNNNNNNNNNNNNNNNNNNNNNNNNNNNNNNNNNNNNNNNNNNNNNNNNNNNNNNNNNNNNNNNNNNNNNNNNNNNNNNNNNNNNNNNNNNNNNNNNNNNNNNNNNNNNNNNNNNNNNNNNNNNNNNNNNNNNNNNNNNNNNNNNNNNNNNNNNNNNNNNNNNNNNNNNNNNNNNNNNNNNNNNNNNNNNNNNNNNNNNNNNNNNNNNNNNNNNNNNNNNNNNNNNNNNNNNNNNNNNNNNNNNNNNNNNNNNNNNNNNNNNNNNNNNNNNNNNNNNNNNNNNNNNNNNNNNNNNNNNNNNNNNNNNNNNNNNNNNNNNNNNNNNNNNNNNNNNNNNNNNNNNNNNNNNNNNNNNNNNNNNNNNNNNNNNNNNNNNNNNNNNNNNNNNNNNNNNNNNNNNNNNNNNNNNNNNNNNNNNNNNNNNNNNNNNNNNNNNNNNNNNNNNNNNNNNNNNNNNNNNNNNNNNNNNNNNNNNNNNNNNNNNNNNNccctttcctttcctttcctttcctttcctttcctttcctttcctttcctttcctttcctttcctttcctttcctttcttcttatttctgtaGTTGTTTTAAAGGGAGCACCCCTTCCACCCGGCTGCAGCTACAGCCGCTCTAAGGACGAACAGCCCCACGCTGCCCtgagttacaaaaaaaaaaaaaaaaaaaaaaaaaaaaaaagcgattTCTTcattgacaaaaaaaaaagagaaaccaaacaCGCCCGCTGCGGCTCCGGCACATGCAACGCACCCAGCATCCGCATACAACAGCCGCACTCTTCCTTTAGGAAGGCTGATACCTTCCCGAGTTTGGAAGTTATTATTAATTCTAATGAATGAGCTAACATCTCGCCCCCAACCGCAAGGGCGAAGCAAAATCCGACTGCTGAACAACCCCAACCCGCTTTCACCTTGTTTACCCCGAGCGTCGCTGGCGGCGGGGGGAGGTGGCCAGGctggggcggggcggggcggcgggcgaccggggcggggcgcggcgcggtgggcggcggggccgggccgggccgggccgggccggggcgtgcggcggcggcggggcagTCAGCCTGCGCGCTGGGCACCGTGCGGGCGTGCGGCGGCCGGCAGCGAGGCTCGGAGCAGCCAGCGTCCCCGCCACGTAAGTAGGCTTTGATGAGGCGGGGGGAGACGATGCCCTGTTGAAGGGGAAAGGCGCGgccatcccttccttccctcttgtGCAACCCTCGGGGCGTGGGGGGGGAATCCCAAACAAAAACTGCGCTCcccttttgtggtttttttttctttttttctttttttttctttttaaaatcatcatCATTGTTATTTTAAGCGCAGCTTATCGTACCTGCACTGAGAATTGAGCCCCCTTCTCGCAgcgttattattattattattatttttttctcctttttcctttgtgcccCCAAGCCCAAATCCCGCTGTGCGGTGAAAAGCCTTCATCCTCCCTTTATACTTTTTGTTCTACCGGTGAGGCGGTCGCAGCGGCCCCCAAACCCCCGTTTCCCACGCGGAGCTGCGGTTCGAGGCGGCCCCCCGGAGCCTCCCGCTGAGCCGCGTTCCCTTTTGTCGGCCCGGCGGCCGCTGCCCGCTCCCGGTTAAATGCTCCCTCGTTATTTCGCGGGGCATTTTCGGAACGCCGCGGGCTCCAGCGGCGGAGCTGCCACGCCATCTACAGCCCGGCTTCGGCAGCGCGGATCAGCTTCGTtgtagaagagagagaaaggaccGTCCCCGCTCTCGCAGCTCCCGACTTAACCTTTTGTTTTCACCCCGGCCGTGCAGCTCCGCGCTCCGCTCCGTGCCGCgccgcccccccgccccgctccgctccgcgcccGGCCGCCGGCGGAACAAAGGGCGGCGGGCTGAGCGCTCTCTCCCCGTGCCAGGACGCGGCGCTGAGGCTGGtcgcccgccgccgccgctgctcTCCCGCTCCCGCCCCCCCGGTGCACACAAAGGCGGCCGCAGCTGGACGGGCGAGGGACCGCTCTCTACGCCAGGGCTTCGGTGCAGCGTCTCGGCTGGGCTTCTCCATACTCATGAACATACAAAGGTCAACCCCTATCACGATAGCACGATATGGGAGACCGCGGAATAAAACCCAGGATTTTGAGGAGCTTTCGTCCATACGGTCCATCGAGCCAAGCCAGAGTTTTAGTCCGAATCTAGGCTCGCCGAGCCCGCCGGAGACCCCGAACTTGTCGCATTGCGTTTCTTGCATCGGGAAATACTTATTGTTGGAGCCTCTCGAGGGAGACCACGTTTTCCGAGCCGTACATCTGCACAGTGGCGAGGAGCTGGTTTGCAAGGTAATGCTTCTCCTTGTTATCCTCGTGTCTCGTGTCAGTTTCCCGTGTCTTGCAGCCGTGGGCTTCAATTAttaaacacttttaaaaatgaaaggctcAGGAGCAGCATTCAGGGTGCATCCTGGAACTTTTCCCTCTCTCCAGACAATGGCCACGTTCTAGCGGTGGCCCgcagccagctctgcctctcaCCCTGGGGACATTGTTCTGGAAAGAGCAGTCCTTTAAGTAGGTCTTAGCGAGAGTTCAGGGCAGGAGAAAACCTCATCTTCCCCACTCTCACTTCTCAAAATGGAACGGGGAGTCGCCAGCTTGTTTGGAGGTGTTGGGACCTGCTGGCTGCCTCGGTTTTTCTCCCCATCCCTTGTTCTGGGACGGAAGAGGATGCGGAAGCGGGAAGGTCGCGATCAGCTTTGTctcaaaagtgatttttaaaagggaaaaaaaaaaaaaccacatcgAATGAATCAGCCCAAGCTCCCTCACCATGGAGCTTGTTTGCAAACATCACCCTCCCCCATTGCACAACTGAGCAAGAATAAAACCTGCACACCTACGGCTTTCGGAGGAGCAGACAAAATAGCTGGCCCGCTCTTTGTAGCCCGTCTGCTCTCCATGCCTCCTCCCTGATTGCTCTGCCTTTAGAggtgagctgctggaggaagaCCCCACGTGTCTGCGTCTGTGGAGGGATGTTATCCTCCTTTTGGGCTgagagaatattttcctttgttcctaAATTGCAGATCTCATTGTCTGTAGTGAACCAGACTCGTGCCCCGCAGTAGTAGTTCTTGTAACTATGGAGCACATTGCAACCTTGCAGCGGGCACTGCAGTATTTGCATTGTTCCTGAAATAGAGAATTGTGCCCTTTGGCAGTTTTGGGTGTCAAACTAGTGcaaaaactgaaaaggagaCGTATTGTAACTCGCTCACATTCCAGGGATTAATGCTCGTGTTACTGATGGTTTCATACTTCTGTGCTCAATTCATAAGTTCAGGACTGGCTCATAGCAGGGAAGTGAAAATAATTGctcctgtttctctgtttgtGGAGCCCGGAGTTCAGAGGGTGATTTAAATGTGCTCATTGATTGAGTTATACAACCCGATGTTAAGGCAGCTTCGGACTTTGTGTGGTTATTCAAGGGGTAAAAAGGGCCCGTGACTTTGCAAAGGGCTAATATTGCATGCTGAAGTGAATGCTTTGTTACTAAactgaaacagagcaggagaATTTCTAGAATGAAAGCCAGCTcggtgcagcagcacagtgctgcactcTAGGACATTGGCATCTTTTCATGAAATAAACAGATCCcacaaagctgctgctctgtgtgaaaTCGTAGGTGAACTCGCGTGGCAAGTGGTGAAGCGGGGGGACCCTGCTCtcctttgtttcctgtttggTTTGCGGGATTAAGGTGGTGTTTTGGTAACAGCAGGAGTGGCGTGGCTGCAGCTCACAAAGGCTGGACttgatttctttcctccctttaaGCTGTATGTTTTTAAGCTGATCCCGGCATTTCAATAGTACCGGTTTTTCCATATGTGCAAGGCGCTACTTCTAGCAGGGCTCCAAAAATACAATCCTGGCTCGAATTGCAGGTTTGTGAATACGCAGTTGTCAGTCCTGAACTCATCTTAATTTAAAGCCTTCTTTAAAATGCCTGCGGTAACATGACTGCTATTTGTCAAGTAGCCTTCCGGCAAAGAGACCTGCTATCTGGTATCTTATTGAAGGTgctcttggagattgcttgcACAAACATTGGGTTGGATAACAGACACATACTGATGATTCTCAAGATTCATTTGGCTGCACCCACTGACTGTACAGATGCCGTTATTTGCTTCAAGGATCTGTGGCATCCAAACAATGGTAACTTCTCACTTCCAATTCCCAGTGAGAACTAAATCAAACTGCAGCTTATTGGACATTTGCTGAATTGAGGCCAGGGATTTTAAAAGCTGGGATACAAAGAAGCCTTTTATAAAAGGTATTCTTCCCTGTAGCAATGTGATGGTGCTTCCCATCTCCCCCCTTTCAAACATAGAGCTGATGCAGATCCATACCTGCTTTAACCTAACCTGACAACCACAAAATGTGGAAAATTTCTATTAGGATAGTCTGGTTAGGACAGAGCTCTGCACTTTTTTCGCTAGGGATTTGAACTCTGTGAATATTCccatttaaattttattttacagcagcCTCTTTGTAGCACGGCCATTCACTTAGAGTTCAGAGATATAAATGTCAATGAGTTCTCCTCTGGAATGATTTACACTCGGGTGATTTCAGCAACACCCCTCCCCAGTTCTGCTTCCTTGGCTTGCCTTGTCGCCAGAATGCCTCCCTGCTGATCTGCCCCCTGCAAAACGTGTGGGATCTGGCTGGCAGCCCTTAAGGTTGTGTCCGCTATGCTGGAACGCAGCCTCACAGGTGTGCAGCAAGGAGGTGGGGGGTTTCAAttgtgtgggtttttggttCTCTTCTGGGGAAGGGGTTGGTTAGGATTGTGCTCTGAAGCAATACATGGCACAGGTTGTGAAGCCTTAGGGAAATTTGGATTGAACTGTCTCTCTAACGCCCGGTCCTGAGAGCTTTGTAAAGGTTCAAAGAAAGCAAGGAGGTTTGCTTCTGGGAGAGTATGCAAGTACCTGCTACTGCAATAGAAATGCCAGATAGAATACCAAACCATGATTTAAACCGGTGTGTTTGGTAGCTTTACCAGGCTATTTTTGTGTTCAATTTTTGTGTTCAATTAAAATGGGACGTGACTACCTTAAATTCTTTTTACCCAAGTAACAAAACACGGGAGAGCGAGTTACATATTAATAGCATTTTTTATGCTGGTGGAAACACTAATCCCTTACTTTGTAGCACATCCAGAGCAGgtataattaaaaacaaaaatccctccCATCAATACTTGGCTTCTATTCTCCTCCAGCACACTGACTGCTGTTATTCTCAATGAAGTCTTTCTTCTTCGTGTAATGTGGGCATTTCTCAATCGACTCACATACTGATTCATTCGTCATCATGAGATTATAGTAACTTTTTATGTTTGGGTTTCCCAGCAGCCTTTTTAATTCCTACAGCTCATTCACAAGATCAGTGATAACATACTCACTATTAAAGGGAcactttgcttttaatgaagCACTCCACTGAAACAGAGACCTCGGGGTGGTtctgccttttcccttttgaaGGGTGTTTGTCTGCACTCCAACACTGGGGCTGCTTCCCCGGTTGTCCTTCTGATCTCATAAACAGCCATTGTAAAACTGagactttgaaaatgaaagtgaCTTTGCTGTTtgtgggaggggagagaaaTGCAGGAAGTAAATATGAATGGTGAAGGATGATATTTAAACCTGAAAATCTGCCAAGATTTAATGGGTTAATAAGGTCAAGAGGGGAGGCATGTGGATTGGAGTGGGTTTATTTGGATGGCTTCTTTCAAGGCAGAACTACTGGCCAGGTTTTCTGTGAGTTTGTTTGGATGGAAAATAAGCAAGCTTCAGTCTGAGAGCTGTGTGTCACTGATCTTTAAAGCTTAATTCAGATTACATTGTTAACTTGATCAGCCAGTAGCTAATGAATCTGTTCTTGCTACAAATTTTGGAGTCCTGCCTTTCCCATAGAGGCTCCATATATGTGTTGTGAGGGGCTGCACAGTCTGTTTTGTCTCATCCCCTATGCCGTGAGCTTGTGACATCCTGTTTGCATCAGTACGGTATAAACTATGCTCAGAGGTGCTCTGCTAACAGAATTAGATATGCTGTCATTCACTGTCTTTTGCAGCGCTAACCCTGGCTTTACTGTCATTGTTCCTGCAGGTGTTTGATATTGGCTGCTACCAGGAGTTATTAGCACCATGTTTTTGTCTGCCTGCACATAAAAATATCAAccaaattacagaaataattctcGGGGAGACAAAAGCGTATGTGTTCTTTGAAAGGAGCTATGGGGACATGCATTCATTTGTTCGCACCTGCAAGAAGCTTAAAGAAGAGGAGGCAGCCAAACTCTTCTATCAAATAGCTTCCGCCGTTGCACACTGCCATGATGGTGGACTGGTACTGCGAGATCTGAAGCTGCGAAAGTTTATTTTCAAGGACGAAGAAAGGTAAGAGCATCCCTTATGTTACAGGTGGGGGTGTCGGAGGTTGGGTTCAGTGTTATGGGATGCTGTGCTCTCCTTTGTCACCCTCCAGTTCATTTGTCGTGCATGAAGGGTTTCACTTTTCTTACTTTCCTCTGCAACCTGATCGTGGGATGGATGTACTGTGTGACCTTCTGACTTAGGCTTTGGAGTAAAGTAAGTACAGTGCTGTTTGCATCTGTGCATGGCCTCTCCAGCTCCCTGGAGGGAGGAGCACCCTCATTCCTGAGCAGAGGATGACTTCTGCAGGAATACTCTGTGGAGGTGACTGGTGTAGGAGCTCCCATAACGTAAATACAACCGGTGTTCAAAGAGGAAAGGATTGAAAGATCTGCTCTGTTAAAGTGAGCTGGAGTCTGAAATGGCTCACTCCAGTGAGCAGGCatgaagaggaagaacagcAAGTGGCTAATGCAGATATAGGTTGGAGGGAAGGGCTGGCGTTGCTTTGAAGGACCACTCTGAGTACAGCTGCTTGTATCCTTGGAAGGGTGTGGAGGCTGCTGTGAAGGGTATTGTCTGGAATAAGACTGAAGCTGCCTTGCTGCTGTGTGGGTGCCTGCTTTTAGTGTCAGCTATTGTGGTAGTTGGGAACTACCCTTTTTTAGGCTTTATTTGCATCTCCTCCCtacatgctttcttttctcattaattGGCTGGTTAGGTATGTAGGGGAGGAGATGGAAGACAGGGAATGAAGTAGAGCTGAGTGCTCCAGGTATGCTGTTGAAGTGATGTTTCTGATGCTGAGCCTTAGCTGTACAGTTGAACCTTTGGAGACTTCATGTCTCTTTCCTTTTGGCTACTagtttttcttaattatattACATCGtgtattttcttgcaaattCCACACAAACCATCAGGGTAATGAACTCTGCCACAGTAAAGTCTGGCTTTCACAGAGGGAAGAGGCcattagaaggaaaaactgaatggGGATTGAGCCTCTCTTTGTACTTCTTCATGTCCTGGTGGAGGGTGGGGAGatactttttctcttctggctCAGTCCCGCGGGTTGTCTGAAAGCTTGTTCAAGATGTTGAAGGGAAAAGTAGATGTTCTGGAGAGAGTCACTGAGAATAACCAATGCATATCAATTCTGTTTGAGGCTGTTTGTGGAGttacaagaaaagcagggttttCTGCAGCCTCAGGAAGTCCATGGTCTGAGTCTGACAGAAAACTCATAGACAGTTTGGTCATTAAAGAGAAGTTCCTGACCCtacaataaaaaatgacaaTGTGTATCTTGTTTAATAATCTCTacttaaattttattaaaaggTGAGTTTTCTAAAACGTACTTCTGCTTGTAAGGAGATTAAAAGGAGTAAGTAGAAGATTGTTTTGTAGTTCAGTTTAGCCAACTCACCTACTCCCCGTTTTCTTGCTGCAGACACAATGTGTATGATTACCGTTCCCTTATATTCTAATAAGGAAGCTTAAAGTGCAGCTGGCTTTGTGTCCATTCagagagaaatgcaaagcaagtAAATGTAGGCTGCACTTTCATGACTTTTGTTCTGAGTTTAATTATTAAACACCATTATAGCACCTTTGATGTAGATAACAAAGAAACTTGTGTGGAGTAGGTGGGGATTTCTGTTGTAGCTGATAATGTCCTTacattaaaatggatttttcctGGGGATATGCAGTAACTTGTCTGGTTTCCTCTGAGGGACAGGACTGGAGCTTACTTTTCACTGTGAGCGAAGGCAGCGTGAGCTCAGAGCAGTGTAGTGGGGGCGGGTGCAGGCCTTTGCTGAATACTTTTGAACTCCTACCCTGCTGCTTACTAGGAACTGAACGCAACCCACGGCACGAGGCCAAGTCCTGCAGCCACCCAAGAAGAGTGGTGCGTACTATAATAGCAGTGTTTGCGTTCATGAATGCTTTTCGCATAACTAGTCTGCGAAATCACACAGTTGCTCACTTTTTTTGAGCAGTGTCTTCTAATTGTACAGTAATTCATTTCAAAGGTCAAATATGACTTGCTGGTTATTTTTAAGATAACCAAAATGTGGTTTTCTTCTGGATGTGCTGTTGATTTGGATGTGGAGAGGTATTGCAATCCTTTTTTTCACTAAATAAACAGTGAGATGAAATAGTGGGAGATGGAAACAGAACCACTCAGCGACTGGCTTTTTCATGTTCTCTGGTTGTTAGACTGTAATCAGTTATCACTTTTCAGCCAGCTGCTATATTTAGGCTGAAAGATCTTCCCAGACACACAGCAGTGTTGGTGCATTGCTTGCACCCATCTGAGATGGTGGTTTAGGAGCCTCCTGGCATTGCTTGCATGCTGATAGTTGGGCTAGCTGTTTTTGAGGGGGCTTTTCCAAGCATAATGTTTCTATCATTTGGATCTGCCTTGCATTCAAAAACTGCTGCCTGTGATGTGAGATGGGTTCTTCagaatctgcttttctttgatgCCTGTGGTaatgaagggagaaagaaaagaggagaaaatggtgttttaagaaatatctgtgaactctgctgctgtgtgtcacCTGTCCCTTACTGGAGTGCTTTTTTAACAGTTCTTTTCCTGACTATTTCTTCCAGCCTTTAGAGAGAGTTGCCAGATTGACTGCAGGAACCAGTAGGAGTGTGAAGGATACATGAAGGCAgttccatttgttttaaaaagaaaatcaattaaaGGATTTCATAGTACATGCTCCTTCCATTGATTCCAATGCTGCCCTGGTAGTTGGGTATGAAATTGGGGCTTGTGAGTTTTGCAGACAGTTGAATATAACATTGAATCTCTTCTCACTTCATTCCCATTATGTAAACTACAGCTGAAATTTTTAAGGATTCAAGATCTTGATTTAGTAGATTTAGGAGTGCTCTTTGTTCCTGCTGATGTCACTACTAAGAATGCATGTTATTTGGATGTTGCAAATTACAGTGCCCTTTTCATAACAGTAACGAACAAGGAAATAAGAAGGTAGAAGAAAGAAGTGTTGGAGGCTGGTGGTGCTGCATGTTTTGTAGGGGTCCTGATCTTAGTAGCAGCGTTCTCTTGACGTGTTAAATCAAAGCTAGACTGTGATGATGTGTTACATCTTGCTATTGTGTGCATGTAAATATATCAGCACTTAGATGTGAAGTTCCACACTGTGGAAGCCAAGCAATTCATCTGTTTCAAGGTGTGTTTCATCTTAGAACTTGAATCTTGAACTGCAGAATTTTTGAAGATTGCATTCCATGAAAATGATGTGTGCTATTGGCAAGCATCTTaggtcttttgtttttgtttgtttcatataAAGGAATGTTGGGAGGTATTGTTTTGGGGGGGAGCgtgtctgtgtttttctgtctgtaaacTGTAGGTGAAATAAGTAAAGTATTGAAATTTCAGAGTTAAGCTTGTTAAACCTGCGGCTGATCTTGATGAAGCAGAGCATCTAAGACATTACCGCATGGCTGGAAATGTTTTGTAAGACTGAGttagcaagcagcagcacatctaTTAAATGAGGGCATTGACTGTCAGAGTCctgaaaacatggaaaacactTAATTTGCCATGCTGGGTCTCACCAGACTTTTAAAATTACCTATTAGATTCTTGGCTATTTAAAAATCAGGTCCTTGAACTTCTAAATAAAACTTGAATCCAATACATTGGAGATGAGCAAGGATGAAGCATCCCTTTATATGTTTCCTATTTCCACATGTGTCGATCACGCTTCTCATCCTGGATATGAAGATGGTCATTGTTGCTACTGATCTTTGCAGTGCTCTTGACTATTTTTGCTCTGTTCCCGTTAATGGTATTTACAGTTTTACAGTCTCCCCTCATAGTAGGCCCttgggcagagcagctctgccctcctggCATCCCATAATGATGTTGCAGAATGGGCAGGGCTTTTTAGGTTGCGCTAAAAATAGCAGTATTCACAGTATAGCTAATAAAAGCAGTTCATCAGTGTGATGTACAGCAGATGCTTTGAGAGAGCCACCTCAAAGATCTCGGAATTAAATCAAGCATTCATCTGCTGCTTGTTCCAGTGGTTTTTGTAATACAAGAATGTTTCTCCTGTCAGGgaattattaatttctttagtgctatttattttttaaagcctttaattatattaaaatattagcTGTTGTAACATTTGAAGCTTAAAGACCTCGAACATTCATCACTGTTGTTGAGggtaaaattaaaataattttggtaTTTAGATGTTGTAATTTTCCCATATACTTTGAGTAAATATGAAAAGTGAATGATAGGCAGGTGGGATTCAATACAAATAATATTATTTGACACATTCTGCTCTGTACCAGGGGTAACCTGTTCTTATGATAACACACTTTATAAATTGGCAAAACGTATTTATTTGATGCTCTTGgaattgttttttctctttctccctcttcccccccccccacgctGAGTTTCTCAGCTTTAAGTAGATGATGCTTGTGACCTAGTTATGTTGTCTGCAATCCTAGTGGTACAAACCTGATCCCACAAAAAACATAGAATGTTTGTATGTATTCACCTTTCTTCAAGtagacatttcattttctgatagTAAGTTTATTTCCCTGTATTTGTCAAACTGTAATCCAGTCAGCACTTTCTCCCCATGGTGTTAAGAATCTGTTATTTTACTTATGATTCAATAGAGAAGAGGTAAGTTAATGCTCTCCTTAAGTTCCAGTTTTCAAATGCCAAGGTCATTACAAATAAAGCCAGTCTTAACCTGTTTCGGTGTTTAAGCTCTTCACCTTACCCTCAGTGAATGCCACAGGGCCATATAATGTCACTTCTTTAATAGTGCGGAATTGTAGGTAAAATTTCAACCCCTCtaaactattattattttgcctCTTCTGAAATGTAGGTAGGAAGGCAAACTTCTCTACAAATCTCTGCTGTCAAATTTCAGAACTAGGAGCAGCTACACAActgtgctttgcagagaagTTTGTGCTTCTGGTTGCCTTGTTGGGGTTTGGTTGCAAAGCTCCTAATTTCTCCCAGTCTTCATGGGATCAATGTGTTATGGGTTTATTGCTGATGTGATGTCTTTCCTGATGGGACCTGGGAGGCAATCTGCAGATGTCAAACATCACATCAGCCTTGTGAAGTGCTTAAATCTCTTGAGGGCATATGGAGCCACAGAGGTTAAGTGTTGTGCCTTAGGTCATGAATGAAAGTAAAAGCCAGGGAGAAACAGGTTGGCCCCAGGACATATCTCAAATTCCAAATGGGTTTTGAGTCCAGACATTCAGCATCCTTCAGTGGGACTGTGAGAGGTTAGAACATGCAATGTAGCTCCTATGGAGTTTGCAGAAGGTTTTACCCGCATACTGTGCTGTCTTCTGGTGTTTGGGTGGTAGCTGGATATGTAACTCTTCATCTCCCTTCTGAAGGACAATGTGGGATGCAGCCCTGTGGGGACCTGGAGCAGTAGAGAAGCCCTGCTGGATTTACTTCAGGTGGCAGGTTACCTCTATGTCCTGCCCAGCCTCTCCCACCACAACTACTTACAAACCGTCCTTACTGTGTGCTGAGATGGTTTGTGTTGGCAAGTGCCTGTGTCACTTCTTACAATAGCTCAGcactgtgtttggttttgaatCACATTCTCATGGTCACCAGCTTTTTGGAAGGCTCTTTTTGAAGGAGTTGTCACATTTCCCCCACTCCGAGAACTGCATGCTGGCTTTCTGGTCTTTTGTATGACTTCTCAAAAGTTGACTTGGACTCAGTTCTGCATTCTATGTTGGCTGTATTGGTTGGCATGGCTGGGTGCCCATCACACAGTGCCTATCATGAGATTACTTTTTCTGAGGA
Encoded proteins:
- the TRIB2 gene encoding tribbles homolog 2 translates to MNIQRSTPITIARYGRPRNKTQDFEELSSIRSIEPSQSFSPNLGSPSPPETPNLSHCVSCIGKYLLLEPLEGDHVFRAVHLHSGEELVCKVFDIGCYQELLAPCFCLPAHKNINQITEIILGETKAYVFFERSYGDMHSFVRTCKKLKEEEAAKLFYQIASAVAHCHDGGLVLRDLKLRKFIFKDEERTRVKLESLEDAYILRGNDDSLSDKHGCPAYVSPEILNTNGSYSGKAADVWSLGVMLYTMLVGRYPFHDIEPSSLFSKIRRGQFNIPETLSPKAKCLIRSILRREPSERLTSQEILDHPWFSTDFNVSNSGYGAKEVSDQLVPDVNMEEDLDPFFN